A single genomic interval of candidate division TA06 bacterium harbors:
- a CDS encoding DNA methylase, which produces MAESLSHKFGQIIGDLLELAIQPHLSKFARLNKLYLDKSGDRKARPGKKVTWIDSKGNKHDLDFVLERGGTESRVGIPVAFIESAWRRYTKHSRNKAQEIQSAIIPLSEKYRNSSPFMGVILAGVFTQGALTQLKSLGFGVLYFPYDTVVKAFRKYGINANFDEKTTEQEFKRKIDSWNKLQNKEDVAKELLRLNKKEVKGFFDVLTESVSRFVASIIILPLHGQEAITSSVTEAIVFLEKYQEDNNKMPIAKYEIIIKYNTGDRIEATFKDRKSTIKFLETYR; this is translated from the coding sequence ATGGCAGAATCACTTTCTCATAAATTTGGCCAAATTATTGGCGACCTTTTAGAATTAGCCATTCAACCGCATCTTTCAAAATTCGCAAGGCTGAACAAGCTTTATCTTGATAAGAGCGGTGATAGAAAAGCAAGACCGGGCAAAAAGGTTACTTGGATTGACAGCAAAGGCAACAAACACGATCTTGATTTTGTGCTGGAACGTGGCGGTACGGAAAGCAGAGTGGGTATTCCAGTTGCATTTATTGAATCAGCTTGGCGAAGATATACCAAGCATTCACGGAATAAAGCACAAGAAATCCAAAGTGCTATAATTCCACTTTCCGAGAAGTATAGAAATTCATCTCCGTTTATGGGCGTAATCCTGGCAGGCGTTTTTACACAGGGAGCATTGACCCAACTTAAATCACTTGGATTTGGTGTTTTATACTTCCCTTACGATACCGTTGTAAAAGCCTTTCGCAAGTATGGCATCAATGCTAATTTTGACGAAAAGACCACGGAACAAGAGTTTAAGAGGAAAATAGATAGTTGGAATAAACTGCAAAATAAAGAAGATGTTGCCAAAGAACTGCTTCGTCTAAACAAAAAGGAAGTAAAAGGGTTTTTCGACGTATTGACAGAATCTGTTTCGCGTTTTGTAGCGAGTATTATTATTCTTCCCTTGCATGGTCAAGAAGCAATAACAAGCTCGGTCACAGAGGCAATTGTTTTTCTCGAAAAGTATCAAGAAGACAATAACAAAATGCCTATTGCTAAATATGAAATCATAATCAAGTACAATACCGGTGACAGAATAGAGGCAACTTTCAAAGACAGAAAATCAACCATTAAATTCTTGGAAACTTATCGCTAA
- a CDS encoding DNA modification methylase encodes MVLPIHKWYRYTAGFSAIWAKQLIELHKSKGRTRVIDPFAGSGTVLLESEFENVESMGLESHPYIYRIAKTKLAWNYPAEKFKESALLLLHQAKKKKINKTDFPKLILSCYPLDIIQKLEALKQTWLETEQEKEIKDFNWFVITSILRTTSPVGTAQWQYIQPNKTKAKVIDPFVAYESKVNEMYFDMKGLQNKNKNVKHAKLFNEDARDIKSIPKGWGDLVITSPPYANNYDYADATRLEMTFWGDINGWCDLQENVRKHLVRACTQHVSKLGNEIESILSDCKLKPIQEELSEVYEALKLERLKHGGKKNYHLMIAAYFKDLAEVFHSLRSVTNENCLMCFVIGDSAPYGIYVPVDKWLGELAVSAGFDSYSFEKLRDRNVKWKNRKHTVPLQEGRLWIKG; translated from the coding sequence ATGGTTTTGCCCATTCACAAATGGTATAGATACACAGCTGGTTTTTCTGCAATCTGGGCAAAGCAACTTATTGAACTTCATAAATCAAAGGGCCGGACAAGAGTAATTGACCCATTTGCGGGGTCAGGGACTGTTTTGCTGGAAAGTGAGTTTGAAAATGTTGAATCTATGGGCTTGGAATCACACCCTTACATATATCGTATCGCAAAAACTAAGTTAGCTTGGAATTATCCCGCCGAAAAATTTAAAGAATCCGCTTTGCTGCTTTTGCATCAGGCGAAAAAAAAGAAAATAAATAAAACGGATTTCCCGAAGCTCATATTGAGCTGCTATCCGCTTGATATTATTCAAAAATTAGAAGCCCTCAAACAAACTTGGCTGGAAACAGAACAAGAAAAAGAAATAAAAGATTTCAATTGGTTTGTTATTACATCAATATTACGAACGACTTCACCGGTGGGAACTGCTCAATGGCAATACATTCAGCCCAACAAAACAAAAGCAAAAGTAATAGACCCCTTTGTTGCTTATGAGAGCAAAGTGAATGAAATGTATTTTGACATGAAGGGGTTGCAAAATAAAAACAAAAACGTAAAACACGCAAAATTATTCAATGAAGATGCCAGGGATATAAAATCCATACCAAAGGGATGGGGTGATTTGGTTATTACCTCACCTCCTTACGCCAACAATTACGACTATGCTGACGCTACAAGGCTGGAAATGACTTTTTGGGGAGATATAAATGGTTGGTGCGATTTGCAGGAAAACGTAAGAAAGCATTTGGTGAGAGCTTGCACGCAGCATGTTTCAAAATTGGGAAATGAAATAGAGAGTATTCTTTCGGATTGCAAATTGAAACCAATTCAGGAAGAATTAAGCGAAGTATACGAAGCTCTCAAATTGGAAAGGCTGAAACACGGGGGAAAGAAAAATTATCATTTAATGATTGCGGCTTATTTCAAAGATCTGGCAGAGGTGTTTCATTCGTTGCGTAGCGTAACAAATGAAAATTGTTTAATGTGTTTTGTGATTGGAGATTCCGCTCCTTACGGGATATACGTGCCTGTAGATAAATGGCTTGGAGAATTGGCTGTCTCTGCTGGATTCGACAGTTACTCCTTTGAAAAACTACGCGACAGAAACGTAAAATGGAAAAATAGAAAACACACCGTTCCCTTGCAAGAGGGAAGGCTTTGGATTAAAGGATAA
- a CDS encoding YraN family protein produces the protein MSAKDEAGKKGEELAVSHLLSQGFKLAERNWRPGREGEIDIIAFDQSVLVFIEVKTRTNDNFGHPLQAVTRNKQKQMGRLARCYLYQKGLYGRVDCRFDVVGVRLGWGPPQLQHLRDAFRL, from the coding sequence ATGAGCGCGAAAGATGAAGCGGGGAAAAAGGGGGAGGAACTGGCGGTGTCGCATCTCCTTTCCCAGGGTTTTAAGCTGGCCGAGCGCAACTGGCGGCCGGGCCGGGAGGGCGAGATCGACATCATCGCCTTCGACCAAAGTGTCCTGGTGTTCATCGAGGTCAAGACCAGGACCAACGACAACTTCGGCCACCCCCTTCAGGCCGTCACCAGGAATAAGCAGAAACAGATGGGCCGTCTGGCCAGGTGCTACCTCTACCAAAAGGGTCTGTACGGCCGGGTGGACTGCCGGTTCGACGTGGTCGGGGTCAGGCTGGGCTGGGGCCCGCCCCAGCTCCAGCACCTCCGGGACGCCTTCAGGCTGTGA
- a CDS encoding ribonuclease HII, with protein sequence MGSKAENNACRSLAGFDAALAAEHSCLIAGVDEAGRGPWAGPVVAAAVILPLDCRLVGINDSKKLTPQKRRQALGLILSQAVAVGLGMVDPAGIDRINILQATFKAMGFALCSLREEPGLIIVDGNKKIPRLPARFSSITQRSIIKGDGLSLSIAAASIVAKCFRDSLMEGYELEYPGYGFVRHKGYGTKEHQKALAKLGPCPIHRNSYAPVRALLE encoded by the coding sequence TTGGGAAGCAAAGCGGAAAATAATGCCTGCCGGAGCCTGGCCGGATTCGACGCCGCCCTGGCGGCGGAGCACTCCTGTCTTATTGCCGGCGTGGACGAGGCCGGGCGAGGCCCCTGGGCCGGTCCGGTGGTGGCGGCAGCGGTGATCCTGCCTTTGGACTGCCGGCTGGTGGGGATCAACGACTCAAAAAAACTTACGCCCCAAAAACGGCGGCAGGCCTTGGGGCTTATCCTGTCCCAGGCAGTGGCGGTGGGGCTGGGAATGGTGGACCCCGCCGGGATAGACAGGATCAACATCCTGCAGGCCACCTTCAAAGCCATGGGCTTTGCCCTTTGTTCCCTGCGGGAGGAACCGGGGCTGATCATAGTTGACGGCAACAAGAAGATCCCCCGGCTTCCGGCCAGATTCTCCAGCATTACCCAAAGATCCATCATAAAGGGCGACGGCTTAAGCCTGTCCATAGCCGCGGCCTCCATAGTGGCCAAGTGCTTTAGGGACTCTTTGATGGAGGGATACGAGCTGGAATATCCCGGCTACGGGTTCGTCCGGCACAAGGGCTACGGAACGAAGGAACACCAAAAGGCCCTTGCAAAACTGGGTCCCTGTCCCATTCACCGCAATAGCTATGCGCCGGTGAGAGCGTTGCTGGAGTAA
- the rplS gene encoding 50S ribosomal protein L19, translated as MNKQAVLNSIAAEFTKTAQVKFRPGDTVKVQVKVIEGDKERLQAFQGVVIQKRGGGVGATFTVRKVSGGIGVERIFPLYSPNIAAITVVSQGSVRRAKLFYLRKLTGKAAKIAQKQQRAAAPAEAPAKA; from the coding sequence ATGAACAAACAGGCAGTACTAAACAGCATCGCGGCCGAGTTCACCAAGACCGCCCAGGTAAAGTTCCGGCCCGGCGACACCGTCAAGGTCCAGGTCAAGGTCATCGAGGGCGACAAGGAACGTCTCCAGGCCTTTCAGGGCGTGGTGATCCAGAAGCGGGGCGGCGGGGTCGGCGCCACCTTTACTGTGCGCAAGGTCTCGGGCGGGATCGGAGTGGAGAGGATCTTTCCGCTGTATTCCCCCAACATTGCCGCTATCACAGTGGTCAGCCAGGGTTCGGTGCGCCGGGCCAAGCTGTTCTACCTGAGGAAGCTCACCGGCAAGGCGGCCAAGATAGCCCAGAAGCAGCAGCGGGCAGCGGCCCCGGCCGAAGCCCCGGCCAAAGCCTAA
- the trmD gene encoding tRNA (guanosine(37)-N1)-methyltransferase TrmD produces the protein MKITVLTLFPGMFPAALSESIIGLASQKGLVEFNLVNIRDFAHDKHRVCDDEPYGGGPGMIMKPEPIFAAVEALRSKEPKPKVILLSPRGKTYTQETAQSLKTEEHLAFLCGHYKDIDERVRTIVDLDISIGDYILSGGEIAALAVIDSIVRLLPGAISDPVSAERDSFENGLLDHPHYTRPEDFRGMKVPEVLRSGHHGQIQKWRRGESLRITKEFRPDLLDKIPLSKEDRELLEDREPQGQMGNGK, from the coding sequence ATGAAGATCACGGTACTGACACTCTTTCCGGGAATGTTCCCGGCGGCCCTAAGCGAAAGCATCATCGGATTGGCCAGCCAAAAGGGCCTGGTGGAATTCAACCTGGTCAACATCCGCGATTTTGCCCACGACAAGCACCGGGTCTGCGACGACGAGCCCTACGGCGGAGGGCCGGGGATGATCATGAAGCCCGAGCCGATCTTCGCGGCGGTCGAAGCTCTCCGGTCCAAGGAACCTAAACCCAAAGTTATCCTGCTTTCGCCCCGGGGCAAGACCTACACTCAGGAAACGGCCCAAAGCTTAAAGACCGAAGAGCATCTGGCCTTTTTGTGCGGGCACTACAAGGACATCGACGAGCGGGTGCGGACCATAGTGGACCTGGACATCTCGATCGGCGATTACATCCTGTCCGGCGGCGAGATCGCAGCCCTGGCGGTGATAGACTCCATAGTCCGGCTGCTGCCGGGGGCCATCTCCGATCCGGTGTCGGCCGAGCGCGATTCCTTTGAGAACGGACTGCTGGACCATCCCCACTATACCCGGCCCGAGGACTTCCGGGGGATGAAGGTTCCCGAGGTGTTGCGTTCCGGACATCACGGCCAGATCCAGAAATGGCGGCGGGGGGAATCGCTGAGGATCACCAAAGAATTCAGGCCGGACCTGCTGGACAAGATACCATTGTCAAAAGAAGACAGGGAATTGCTGGAAGACCGGGAACCGCAAGGTCAAATGGGAAATGGGAAATAG
- the rimM gene encoding 16S rRNA processing protein RimM — translation MQNFDPGRIDRERLIYVATVVRPHGLVGTLKVKVDSDNPLRFAPQSRLLLVQGERIIPVVVESFSPQDRFGLLKLKEVISVEQAGELKGAELAVLDEDLKPLPPGQYYTFQIIGLKVVSEQGQELGQIVQVEEYPAGDIYLVQSDREKFYVPSKGPVIVKIELEQGRMVIRDLEGLR, via the coding sequence ATGCAGAACTTTGATCCCGGCCGGATAGACCGGGAGCGCCTGATCTACGTGGCCACGGTGGTAAGGCCCCACGGTCTTGTAGGGACGCTGAAGGTGAAGGTGGACTCGGACAACCCTTTGCGCTTTGCCCCCCAAAGCCGGCTGCTGCTGGTGCAGGGCGAAAGAATCATTCCGGTGGTGGTGGAAAGTTTTTCCCCTCAGGACCGGTTCGGGCTGCTGAAGCTGAAAGAGGTCATCAGCGTGGAACAGGCCGGAGAGCTGAAGGGCGCCGAGCTGGCGGTCCTGGACGAGGACCTGAAGCCCTTGCCGCCCGGGCAATACTACACCTTTCAGATCATAGGACTTAAAGTGGTCTCGGAGCAGGGCCAGGAGCTGGGCCAGATAGTCCAAGTAGAAGAATACCCGGCCGGAGACATCTACCTGGTGCAGTCGGACCGGGAAAAGTTCTACGTTCCGTCCAAGGGCCCGGTGATAGTGAAGATCGAACTGGAGCAGGGCCGGATGGTGATCCGCGACCTGGAGGGCCTGAGATGA
- a CDS encoding KH domain-containing protein, with product MLKDLVEYLVKSLVDQPEKVSITENQKDAGTLVYELRVAKDDIGKVIGKRGRTAQSIRTLLSAAGSKIGKRTGLEIIE from the coding sequence ATGTTAAAAGATTTAGTGGAATACCTGGTCAAGTCGCTGGTGGACCAGCCGGAGAAGGTCAGCATCACCGAGAATCAGAAGGATGCCGGCACTCTGGTCTACGAGCTGCGGGTGGCCAAGGATGACATCGGCAAGGTGATCGGCAAAAGGGGCCGCACCGCCCAGTCTATCCGCACCCTGCTTTCGGCGGCCGGGTCCAAGATCGGCAAGCGCACCGGCCTGGAAATAATCGAGTAG
- the rpsP gene encoding 30S ribosomal protein S16: MSVSIRMTRMGANKIAYYRIVVAPTRSKKDGAQLDTLGTYRPGANPKEAKINLEKTRVWLKNGAIASPTAQRLIKLAEAAVKAGGDPKEVKLNFTQASTKKSHKVRLAAQKKKD; the protein is encoded by the coding sequence ATGTCAGTATCAATCAGGATGACCCGGATGGGGGCCAACAAGATCGCCTATTACCGGATAGTGGTCGCGCCCACCCGCTCCAAGAAGGACGGAGCCCAGCTGGACACCTTGGGAACCTACCGGCCCGGAGCCAACCCCAAGGAAGCCAAAATCAACCTGGAAAAGACCCGGGTGTGGCTGAAGAACGGCGCCATCGCCTCGCCCACCGCCCAGCGGCTGATCAAGCTGGCCGAAGCCGCGGTCAAGGCCGGCGGCGACCCCAAGGAGGTAAAGCTGAACTTCACCCAGGCTTCCACCAAAAAATCCCACAAGGTAAGACTGGCGGCCCAAAAGAAAAAGGACTAA
- the ffh gene encoding signal recognition particle protein: MFDSLTEKFTGLFKDLTGQGKLSEANIKEASAKVRRALLEADVNYKVVKDFAAAVEAKALGEDVLTSITPGQKFVKIVYDQIVETLGSVSQPLTLSPQPPTVIMVCGLQGSGKTTTCAKLAKHLSKPGRRIMLAAADIYRPAAVQQLEILAKQAGCDFFKLESTDVAQICQEAKQEAVKKLIDVLILDTAGRLHIDTEMMAELERVQKTVKPQEILLVVDGMTGQDAVNIATEFSKALPMSGVIMTKLDGDARGGAALSLKVISGQPIKFIGVGEKLSALEEFHPSRVASRILGMGDVVGLVEKAQNVFDEKQAVKLEEKLRKQSFTLEDFAGQMKQMKKMGSLSDIMKMLPGGMSLPKDAAIDDRALGAIEAIISSMTPQERQKPQIINGSRKRRIAMGSGTSVQQVNQLLNQFEMSQRMMKQMMNSKGRGFKMPQGF; encoded by the coding sequence ATGTTCGACTCCTTAACTGAAAAATTCACCGGGCTTTTCAAGGACCTGACCGGGCAGGGCAAACTCTCCGAGGCCAACATCAAAGAGGCCAGCGCCAAGGTGCGGCGGGCTTTGCTGGAGGCCGACGTCAACTACAAAGTCGTCAAGGACTTTGCGGCCGCGGTAGAGGCCAAGGCGCTGGGCGAGGATGTGCTGACCAGCATCACCCCGGGCCAGAAGTTCGTCAAGATCGTCTACGACCAGATAGTGGAGACTTTGGGCTCGGTCAGCCAGCCGCTGACGCTTTCCCCCCAGCCGCCCACCGTGATCATGGTCTGCGGATTGCAGGGCTCGGGCAAGACCACCACCTGCGCCAAGCTGGCCAAGCATTTGTCAAAACCCGGCCGGCGGATCATGCTGGCGGCGGCCGACATCTACCGGCCGGCGGCGGTGCAGCAGCTGGAGATCCTGGCCAAGCAGGCGGGCTGCGATTTCTTCAAACTGGAATCCACCGACGTGGCCCAGATCTGCCAGGAGGCCAAGCAGGAAGCGGTCAAGAAACTCATAGACGTGCTGATCTTAGACACCGCCGGGCGGCTGCACATAGACACCGAGATGATGGCCGAGCTGGAGCGGGTGCAAAAGACAGTCAAGCCGCAGGAGATCCTCCTGGTCGTTGACGGGATGACCGGCCAGGACGCGGTCAACATTGCCACCGAGTTCTCCAAGGCCCTGCCCATGTCCGGGGTGATCATGACCAAGCTGGACGGCGACGCCCGGGGCGGCGCGGCCCTTTCCCTAAAGGTGATCTCGGGCCAGCCCATCAAGTTCATCGGGGTGGGGGAAAAGCTTTCGGCCCTGGAAGAGTTCCACCCCAGCCGGGTGGCCTCGCGCATCCTGGGCATGGGCGACGTGGTGGGACTGGTCGAGAAGGCCCAGAATGTCTTCGATGAAAAACAGGCCGTAAAGCTTGAGGAGAAACTGCGCAAGCAGAGCTTTACCCTGGAGGACTTTGCCGGCCAGATGAAGCAGATGAAGAAGATGGGCTCGCTGTCCGACATCATGAAGATGCTGCCGGGCGGGATGAGCCTGCCCAAGGACGCCGCCATAGACGACCGGGCGCTGGGAGCCATAGAGGCCATCATCAGCTCCATGACCCCCCAGGAGCGGCAGAAGCCCCAGATCATCAACGGCAGCCGCAAGCGGAGGATAGCCATGGGCAGCGGCACCAGCGTCCAGCAGGTTAACCAGCTGCTGAACCAGTTCGAGATGAGCCAGCGGATGATGAAGCAGATGATGAACTCCAAAGGCCGGGGGTTCAAGATGCCGCAGGGGTTCTGA